In the genome of Methylococcus sp. EFPC2, the window GTACGACGTGCTGCAATGCTGCGGCGCGGTCGTCACCGTGTCCGGCACGGCCACGCTGGAAGTCGCCCTGTCCGGCGTGCCCATGACCATCATCTACAAGGTCACGCCCGTCACCTACCAGCTCGGTCGCCGGCTGATCAAGATACCCTTCATCGGCCTGCCCAATATCCTGGCCGGCAAGAGTATCGTGCGCGAGTTCATCCAGCACGAGGCTAACGCGGACAACATCGCTGGCGAGATAGGCCGCATCCTCGCCGACCCCGAATATGCCGGACAGATGCGCGAGGATTTGCGCGCCGTGGCCGATCGACTGGGCGAAGGCGGCGGGTCGGCGCGTCTGGCCCGCTTGGCGGCGGACATGATGGGGGGCGGGAAACCATGAGCCGGGCCTTCGTCAAGGAAGAGGACATCGAGGCGATCGAGGAACTGCCGGACAAGCCGGTCAGTCCGCATACCAACTACGTCACCCCGCGCGGGCTCAAGCAGTTGCAGCAGCGGCTGGCCGATAACCTGGCGCGCCGCAGCGAGTTAACAAGCAGGGACGAACTGGCGGCTCGCCAGGCCTTGCCGGCCGTCAGGCGCGAGATACGTTATCTGGAGCAGCGCGTCGAGTCGGCCGTATTGGTCGAACCATCGGGCCAGACGGAAAACCGGGTGCATTTCGGCGCCGCGGTGGATGTGCTGGACCAGGACGACGAGTTGCAGACCTACCGCATCGTCGGCGAGGACGAGGCCGACGTGGTCAAGGGCGACATCAGCTGGGTGTCGCCCCTGGCCAAGGCCTTGCTCAACGCCGGGGTCGGCGAGGTCGTCACCTGGCGGCGGCCCGCCGGCGATGTCGAGCTGGAAATCGCCGCCATCCGCCGGGGCGAGCCGTGATGGAGGGCGTCACCCTGCGCCGCAGTGCGCGGGCGAAATATCTGCGCCTGGTGGTTAAACCCGAGCTTGTCGAGCTGGTGGTTCCTGCGGGTGTCAGCGAGAGACAGGCGAAATCCTTTCTCGAACAGCATCGCACGTGGCTGGAAACCCAGCGCCGCGAAATGGAAAAACGCGTCGGCCAGCGGCCGGTGCCGGTCCGCTTCACCGAGCATCCCACCATTCCCTGGCAGGGCC includes:
- a CDS encoding GreA/GreB family elongation factor codes for the protein MSRAFVKEEDIEAIEELPDKPVSPHTNYVTPRGLKQLQQRLADNLARRSELTSRDELAARQALPAVRREIRYLEQRVESAVLVEPSGQTENRVHFGAAVDVLDQDDELQTYRIVGEDEADVVKGDISWVSPLAKALLNAGVGEVVTWRRPAGDVELEIAAIRRGEP